One window from the genome of Jiangella alba encodes:
- a CDS encoding ABC transporter permease, whose protein sequence is MGRERVRYPAFAICFTLLLLLPLVVVVATAVNPGAYIKFPPDGFTLDWFTTAVETPRFQSSLLLSLRIAVIASVVGLALTIPTAVAITRGRRRMRPWVSTATVLPLITPDMLLALGLLIMLVQIGMASSLVGLVLGHVLIGMPLAVQVLVAALSGVDENVEQAAQTLGASRATAFIRVTLPAILPAIGSAAVFLFIFSFDNVSISLFLSAPGQTTLPITMFQYLEYNSDPTVSAMSTILIVLSLVVAVVLSRLGGLSHLAGSPTRRSS, encoded by the coding sequence ATGGGACGCGAGCGCGTCCGCTACCCGGCCTTCGCCATCTGCTTCACGCTGCTGCTCCTGCTGCCGCTCGTGGTGGTCGTCGCCACGGCGGTCAACCCCGGCGCGTACATCAAGTTCCCGCCCGACGGGTTCACGCTCGACTGGTTCACCACCGCCGTCGAGACGCCGCGGTTCCAGTCGTCGCTACTGCTCAGCCTCCGCATCGCCGTCATCGCGTCGGTGGTGGGGCTGGCCCTGACGATCCCGACGGCGGTCGCGATCACCCGCGGCCGGCGACGGATGCGGCCCTGGGTCAGCACCGCGACCGTGCTGCCGCTGATCACGCCGGACATGCTGCTGGCGCTCGGCCTGCTGATCATGCTGGTGCAGATCGGGATGGCCAGCAGCCTGGTCGGGCTGGTGCTCGGCCACGTCCTCATCGGCATGCCGCTGGCGGTGCAGGTGCTGGTGGCCGCGCTCAGCGGCGTCGACGAGAACGTCGAGCAGGCGGCGCAGACCCTGGGCGCCTCGCGGGCCACCGCGTTCATCCGGGTGACGCTGCCGGCGATCCTGCCGGCCATCGGGTCGGCGGCGGTGTTCCTGTTCATCTTCTCCTTCGACAACGTCTCCATCTCGCTGTTCCTGTCCGCACCGGGCCAGACGACGCTGCCGATCACGATGTTCCAGTACCTGGAGTACAACTCCGATCCGACCGTCTCGGCGATGTCGACGATCCTCATCGTCCTGTCACTGGTCGTCGCCGTGGTCCTGTCGCGGCTGGGTGGCCTCTCCCACCTCGCCGGCTCGCCCACCAGGAGATCGTCATGA
- a CDS encoding ABC transporter substrate-binding protein produces MAPELSRRSLLTIAGGLGAGYLLAGCGSDDEPSATGASGGGGELVVRTWSGVWEGAVNAMASGFESASGISLLNDPGSDTLTLLEQRPGEHDVAWLIGTDSTRGMTDGTLEPIDTSRIERFGQINSRLSDGITHEGELSGVPISYTATGIIYNRDRLGFEITSWEDLWREELRGQLCIQNAPSIGGLFLVFTGARVFGSGPDDYEAGWKAIEELAPNVQFLFNTSSDGVSKLASGSVLACVTIADQGVPLREQGIETVIPEEGTTYSIQSLTVPAETKNKDAAYEFINFMLDPDNQVEWARNGKAAPSTTDVTLPDDLASELMETPAVAESLWPIDWYEFGQQIPDWTTRWQRIFGS; encoded by the coding sequence ATGGCACCCGAACTCAGTCGACGGTCGCTGCTGACCATCGCCGGCGGACTCGGCGCCGGCTACCTGCTCGCCGGGTGCGGCAGCGACGATGAACCGTCGGCCACCGGGGCGTCCGGTGGCGGCGGCGAGCTCGTCGTCCGCACCTGGAGCGGCGTCTGGGAGGGCGCCGTCAACGCGATGGCGTCCGGCTTCGAGTCCGCGAGCGGCATCTCGCTGCTCAACGACCCGGGCAGCGACACGCTCACACTGCTGGAACAGCGGCCGGGCGAGCACGACGTCGCCTGGCTGATCGGCACCGACTCCACCCGCGGCATGACCGACGGCACCCTCGAGCCGATCGACACCAGCCGGATCGAGCGGTTCGGCCAGATCAACTCGCGGCTCTCCGACGGCATCACCCACGAGGGCGAGCTGTCCGGCGTCCCGATCAGCTACACCGCCACCGGCATCATCTACAACCGCGACCGCCTCGGGTTCGAGATCACCAGCTGGGAGGACCTCTGGCGCGAGGAGCTGCGCGGGCAGCTGTGCATCCAGAACGCGCCGTCGATCGGCGGCCTGTTCCTCGTCTTCACCGGCGCGCGCGTCTTCGGCTCCGGCCCGGACGACTACGAGGCCGGCTGGAAGGCGATCGAGGAGCTGGCGCCGAACGTCCAGTTCCTCTTCAACACCAGCAGCGACGGCGTCAGCAAGCTGGCCTCGGGCAGCGTGCTGGCCTGCGTCACCATCGCCGACCAGGGCGTGCCGCTGCGCGAGCAGGGCATCGAGACCGTCATCCCGGAGGAGGGCACCACCTACAGCATCCAGAGCCTCACCGTGCCGGCCGAGACGAAGAACAAGGACGCCGCCTACGAGTTCATCAACTTCATGCTCGACCCGGACAACCAGGTCGAGTGGGCCCGCAACGGCAAGGCGGCGCCGTCGACCACCGACGTCACGCTCCCCGACGACCTCGCCTCCGAGCTGATGGAGACGCCGGCCGTCGCCGAGAGCCTGTGGCCGATCGACTGGTACGAGTTCGGCCAGCAGATCCCGGACTGGACCACGCGCTGGCAGAGGATCTTCGGCTCGTGA
- a CDS encoding oligopeptide/dipeptide ABC transporter ATP-binding protein: protein MTESAAVAVGTPVADPPVLAASGLTRTFRLRGGGGEVQALRGVDLSVGAGASVGLVGESGSGKSTLARIVAGLLRPTGGSLRLLGAEMADASERRRRALSRDVQMIFQDPRASLNPRLPIHRTVAEPLRTHGLPAGRAEVARLLDRVGLPSRVAELYPHQLSGGQCQRVGIARAIAAGPRLIVADEPVSALDVSVQAQILNLLTDLREELGTAFLFISHDLGVVRFFCERVAVLYLGEVMETGATDAVFAAPRHPYTQALESAAPAVRLAERRHRIVLQGEPPRPEDPPPGCSFHTRCPVRIGPVCDETEPAPHPAGDGFARCHLLAPVP, encoded by the coding sequence ATGACGGAGTCGGCGGCGGTGGCGGTGGGTACCCCGGTGGCGGACCCGCCGGTGCTGGCGGCGTCCGGGCTGACCCGGACGTTCCGGCTGCGCGGCGGGGGTGGCGAGGTGCAGGCCCTGCGCGGCGTCGACCTCAGCGTCGGCGCGGGCGCGTCGGTCGGGCTGGTCGGTGAGAGCGGCAGCGGCAAGTCGACGCTGGCCCGCATCGTCGCCGGGCTGCTGCGCCCGACCGGCGGGTCGCTGCGGCTGCTCGGGGCCGAGATGGCCGACGCGTCCGAGCGGCGCCGCCGGGCGCTGTCGCGGGACGTGCAGATGATCTTCCAGGACCCGCGGGCGTCGCTGAACCCGCGGCTGCCGATCCACCGCACCGTCGCCGAGCCGCTGCGCACCCACGGGCTGCCGGCCGGACGGGCCGAGGTCGCGCGGCTGCTCGACCGCGTGGGGCTGCCGTCGCGGGTGGCGGAGCTGTACCCGCACCAGCTCTCCGGCGGGCAGTGCCAGCGGGTCGGCATCGCCCGGGCGATCGCGGCCGGGCCGCGCCTGATCGTCGCCGACGAGCCGGTGTCGGCGCTGGACGTCTCGGTGCAGGCGCAGATCCTCAACCTGCTCACCGACCTGCGCGAGGAGCTCGGCACCGCGTTCCTATTCATCTCGCACGACCTCGGCGTGGTGCGGTTCTTCTGCGAGCGGGTCGCCGTCCTCTACCTCGGCGAGGTGATGGAGACCGGGGCGACCGACGCGGTGTTCGCGGCGCCGCGGCACCCGTACACGCAGGCGCTGGAGTCGGCGGCGCCGGCGGTCCGGCTGGCGGAGCGGCGCCACCGGATCGTCCTGCAGGGCGAACCGCCGCGGCCGGAGGACCCGCCGCCGGGGTGCTCGTTCCACACCCGCTGCCCGGTGCGGATCGGCCCGGTCTGCGACGAGACCGAGCCGGCGCCGCACCCGGCCGGCGACGGGTTCGCCCGCTGCCACCTGCTCGCCCCGGTTCCATGA
- a CDS encoding ABC transporter ATP-binding protein, with translation MNAPLLTLDHLVVSLRSDPALRAVDGVDVTVAPGEAVALVGESGCGKSVTAYSLLGLLAPGLTARGTVTLGGTSHDLANGAGLRPLRGRDVAMIFQDPLTALNPVLPVGNQLGDVLKAHTALDRRARRARVLELLARVGIPAPDRVARSYPFELSGGMRQRVLIAMALSCEPRLLVADEPTTALDTTVQAQIMDLLRDLVRDEGMAMLFISHDLGLVAEFCQRVYVMYAGRVVETGTVDRVLSAPGHPYTRALVECLATMGQGADRLATVPGSVPGIDAMPAGCRFAPRCAYAVDACRTTDPRLVDGVACLRAGELPSPRTGLVEEAR, from the coding sequence ATGAACGCGCCGCTGCTGACCCTCGACCACCTGGTCGTCTCGCTGCGCTCCGACCCCGCCCTGCGCGCCGTCGACGGCGTCGACGTCACCGTCGCGCCGGGCGAGGCGGTGGCGCTGGTGGGGGAGAGCGGGTGCGGCAAGTCCGTGACGGCGTACTCGCTGCTCGGCCTGCTGGCGCCCGGGCTGACCGCCCGCGGCACCGTCACGCTCGGCGGCACGTCGCACGATCTCGCCAACGGCGCCGGCCTGCGCCCGCTGCGGGGGCGGGACGTCGCGATGATCTTCCAGGACCCGCTCACCGCGCTGAACCCGGTGCTGCCGGTCGGGAACCAACTGGGTGACGTGCTCAAGGCGCACACCGCGCTGGACCGGCGGGCGCGGCGGGCCCGGGTGCTGGAGCTGCTGGCCCGGGTCGGCATTCCGGCGCCGGACCGGGTCGCACGGTCCTACCCGTTCGAGTTGTCCGGCGGCATGCGGCAGCGGGTGCTCATCGCGATGGCGCTGTCCTGCGAGCCGCGGCTCCTCGTGGCCGACGAGCCGACGACGGCGCTGGACACCACCGTCCAGGCGCAGATCATGGACCTGCTGCGCGACCTCGTCCGCGACGAGGGCATGGCGATGCTGTTCATCTCGCACGACCTCGGGCTGGTCGCGGAGTTCTGCCAGCGGGTCTACGTCATGTACGCCGGGCGGGTGGTCGAGACCGGGACGGTCGACCGGGTGCTGTCGGCGCCCGGGCACCCGTACACCCGGGCGCTGGTCGAGTGCCTGGCGACGATGGGGCAGGGCGCCGACCGGCTGGCCACGGTGCCGGGCAGCGTGCCGGGCATCGACGCGATGCCGGCCGGCTGCCGGTTCGCGCCGCGCTGCGCGTACGCCGTCGACGCCTGCCGGACGACCGACCCGCGGCTGGTCGACGGCGTCGCCTGCCTGCGCGCCGGCGAGCTGCCGTCGCCCCGGACCGGACTGGTGGAGGAGGCACGATGA
- a CDS encoding ABC transporter ATP-binding protein, which translates to MTFTHQSGTVPATTEASAPYLRLRAVTKQYPTGGGVAGVDLTVAKGDMLVLLGPSGCGKTTLLRTLAGLLQPDSGAIELDGQDLVSVPTFRRNISMVFQTWALFPTMTVRDNVAFGLKMRHVGKQDRAERVARALELVGLTEFADRLPRQLSGGQQQRVAVARAIVVEPRLILMDEPLSSLDHRIRVQLRAQLKDLQRGLGLTGVYVTHDHTEALALGDRIAVMDAGRIVELGRPVDVFARPTRRYTAEFLGLANVVDVSADGDGYRTAAGARIPGDVTAGRSDVVAVALRPDCVRLSQTDDGGTPGVVRVVEYQPGGVLHDVELTGGARLQALTPVGLSYSIDTPVFVTPEWSKAVPLAD; encoded by the coding sequence ATGACGTTCACCCACCAGTCCGGCACCGTCCCCGCCACCACGGAGGCGTCCGCGCCCTACCTGCGGCTGCGGGCGGTCACCAAGCAGTACCCGACCGGCGGCGGCGTCGCCGGCGTCGACCTCACCGTCGCCAAGGGCGACATGCTGGTGCTGCTCGGCCCGTCCGGCTGCGGCAAGACGACGCTGCTGCGCACGCTGGCCGGGCTGCTGCAACCCGACTCCGGCGCCATCGAGCTGGACGGCCAGGACCTCGTCTCGGTGCCGACGTTCCGGCGCAACATCTCGATGGTGTTCCAGACCTGGGCGCTGTTCCCGACCATGACCGTGCGCGACAACGTCGCGTTCGGGCTGAAGATGCGCCACGTCGGCAAGCAGGACCGCGCCGAGCGGGTGGCCCGGGCGCTGGAGCTGGTCGGGCTGACGGAGTTCGCCGACCGGCTGCCGCGGCAGCTCTCCGGCGGGCAGCAGCAGCGGGTCGCCGTGGCCCGCGCCATCGTCGTCGAGCCCCGGCTGATCCTCATGGACGAGCCGCTGTCCAGCCTCGACCACCGCATCCGCGTGCAGTTGCGGGCGCAGCTCAAGGACCTGCAGCGCGGTCTCGGCCTGACCGGCGTCTACGTCACGCACGACCACACCGAGGCGCTGGCGCTGGGCGACCGCATCGCCGTCATGGACGCCGGGCGCATCGTCGAGCTGGGCCGGCCGGTCGACGTGTTCGCCCGGCCCACCCGCCGCTACACCGCCGAGTTCCTCGGCCTGGCCAATGTGGTCGACGTCAGCGCCGACGGCGACGGCTACCGCACCGCGGCCGGCGCCCGGATCCCGGGCGACGTCACCGCCGGCCGGTCCGACGTCGTCGCCGTCGCGCTGCGGCCCGACTGCGTGCGGCTCAGCCAGACCGACGACGGCGGCACGCCGGGCGTCGTCCGGGTGGTCGAGTACCAGCCCGGCGGCGTCCTGCACGACGTCGAGCTGACCGGCGGCGCCCGGCTGCAGGCGCTGACGCCGGTCGGGCTCAGCTACTCGATCGACACCCCGGTCTTCGTGACCCCCGAATGGAGCAAGGCCGTACCCCTGGCCGACTGA
- a CDS encoding amidohydrolase family protein — MRIDFHTHIWNTQLDEVDTFVQNITALGIDKAVVLPIAPYMSNQAVADLVTKADGAIVGFASVVPFAETTGIPREDPLETLAHAVNVLGLKGLKLHPLIQGFALNDPGLVPVVSAAGDLGIPVIFHTGPSNGRAGRLENGRVELLDDLAVMCPNTVLVAGHANPMSDALYLARKHPNVYLETSISWARWGALIPGLVKQVVTEAGPDKILYGSDFSLDRDQRVIDTDAVFTSSGLSAGDLELVFGGNAARLLGLS; from the coding sequence TTGCGGATCGACTTCCACACCCACATCTGGAACACCCAGCTCGACGAGGTGGACACGTTCGTCCAGAACATCACCGCGCTCGGGATCGACAAGGCCGTGGTGCTGCCCATCGCGCCGTACATGTCGAACCAGGCGGTGGCCGACCTCGTCACCAAGGCCGACGGCGCGATCGTCGGGTTCGCCTCCGTGGTCCCGTTCGCCGAGACCACCGGCATCCCGCGGGAGGACCCGCTGGAGACGCTGGCGCACGCGGTGAACGTGCTCGGGCTCAAGGGCCTCAAGCTGCACCCGCTGATCCAGGGGTTCGCACTGAACGACCCCGGCCTGGTGCCGGTGGTCTCCGCCGCCGGCGACCTCGGCATCCCCGTCATCTTCCACACCGGGCCGTCGAACGGCCGGGCCGGGCGGCTGGAGAACGGGCGCGTCGAGCTGCTCGACGACCTCGCGGTCATGTGCCCGAACACGGTGCTGGTCGCGGGGCACGCCAACCCGATGAGCGACGCGCTCTACCTCGCCCGCAAGCACCCGAACGTCTACCTGGAGACGTCCATCTCGTGGGCGCGGTGGGGCGCGCTGATCCCCGGCCTGGTGAAGCAGGTGGTCACCGAGGCCGGCCCGGACAAGATCCTCTACGGCAGCGACTTCTCCCTCGACCGCGACCAGCGCGTCATCGACACCGACGCCGTCTTCACGTCGTCCGGCCTGTCCGCCGGCGACCTCGAGCTGGTCTTCGGCGGCAACGCCGCCCGGCTGCTGGGGCTGTCGTGA
- a CDS encoding succinylglutamate desuccinylase/aspartoacylase family protein: protein MTAALLTGPAQLLDVAPGARRLFHLPVARRASGEDLRIAVHVARGAAGDGPVLGLVGAVHGDAIFGSHIIRLAMERLDLAGLAGTVVAVPVANPVAFESGTRTTGQGWNTDMNNLNRVFPGAADGWVTQQLAAALSENVLGRLDALIDYHCGANTSINYTLVSGDSTPEQKRAFDFNRLMGCDFIYVHDVNPYSGTITGYAAEQGVLCVVAEQGGNVLPDGFDELALTRIDNYLKALGMIDGEPVLPERQLVMRGGRTLQRVVHGGLFYPAVGIEALSATVPGGTVLGRVVDPHSFEVLQTITAPYERSALFQMRPSFGQVNPGDYAYIIGDATQAAELPRLTDWRFPLPA from the coding sequence GTGACCGCCGCGCTGCTGACCGGACCGGCCCAGCTGCTCGACGTCGCGCCCGGCGCCCGGCGGCTGTTCCATCTCCCCGTCGCCCGGCGCGCCTCGGGCGAGGACCTGCGCATCGCCGTCCACGTCGCCCGCGGCGCGGCCGGCGACGGGCCGGTGCTCGGGCTGGTGGGCGCCGTGCACGGCGACGCGATCTTCGGCTCGCACATCATCCGGCTGGCGATGGAGCGGCTCGACCTCGCCGGGCTGGCCGGCACCGTCGTCGCCGTCCCCGTCGCCAACCCGGTCGCGTTCGAGTCCGGCACCCGGACCACCGGGCAGGGCTGGAACACCGACATGAACAACCTCAACCGGGTCTTCCCCGGCGCCGCCGACGGCTGGGTGACGCAGCAGCTGGCGGCCGCGCTGTCGGAGAACGTGCTCGGCCGGCTGGACGCGCTGATCGACTACCACTGCGGCGCGAACACGTCGATCAACTACACGCTGGTCAGCGGCGACTCCACGCCGGAGCAGAAACGCGCGTTCGACTTCAACCGGCTGATGGGCTGTGACTTCATCTACGTGCACGACGTCAACCCGTACTCCGGCACCATCACCGGCTACGCGGCCGAGCAGGGCGTGCTGTGCGTCGTCGCCGAGCAGGGCGGCAACGTGCTGCCCGACGGCTTCGACGAGCTGGCGCTGACCCGCATCGACAACTACCTCAAGGCGCTGGGCATGATCGACGGCGAGCCGGTGCTGCCGGAGCGCCAGCTGGTCATGCGCGGCGGGCGGACGTTGCAGCGCGTGGTGCACGGCGGCCTGTTCTACCCGGCGGTCGGCATCGAGGCGCTGTCGGCGACGGTGCCGGGCGGCACCGTGCTCGGCCGCGTGGTCGACCCGCACTCGTTCGAGGTGCTGCAGACCATCACGGCGCCGTACGAGCGGTCCGCGCTGTTCCAGATGCGGCCGTCGTTCGGCCAGGTGAACCCCGGCGACTACGCCTACATCATCGGCGACGCGACGCAGGCCGCCGAGCTGCCCCGGCTGACCGACTGGAGGTTCCCACTGCCGGCCTGA
- a CDS encoding ABC transporter permease, producing MTRARSPEDEATLGRRGSWLLGGPMLVFVVAMFGYPAYLVLRTSVASGDGLDSGGFSLTHYVTFFTDSLYLDALLNTFVIAVVSTAITAVLGLLYAYEITRRPGLRTVLLLLLVLPLLVNGVVRIYGLQLGMISLDRVLLDLGLRDTPLGLQYSFAGIIIALVMFQFPFMALAIYAGLSRLDVSLVEAAQTLGAPRRAVLLRVVLPLAVPGLVAGSVLTFAAAAGTFIVPAMMGGGRVNTIPQMIYTSVSQTSQWATASAFAVVLVAILAVSILYSLRRGLRSTAGTR from the coding sequence GTGACCCGAGCACGCTCCCCCGAGGACGAGGCCACGCTGGGACGGCGCGGCAGCTGGCTGCTGGGCGGCCCGATGCTGGTGTTCGTGGTGGCCATGTTCGGCTACCCGGCGTACCTGGTGCTGCGCACCAGCGTGGCCAGTGGTGACGGGCTGGACTCCGGCGGGTTCAGCCTCACCCACTACGTCACGTTCTTCACCGACTCGCTGTACCTCGACGCGTTGCTGAACACGTTCGTCATCGCGGTGGTCTCGACGGCGATCACCGCGGTGCTCGGGCTGCTGTACGCCTACGAGATCACCCGGCGGCCGGGGCTGCGCACCGTGCTGCTCCTACTGCTGGTGCTGCCGCTGCTGGTGAACGGCGTGGTGCGGATCTACGGGCTGCAGCTGGGGATGATCTCGCTGGACCGTGTGCTGCTCGACCTCGGGCTGCGCGACACCCCGCTCGGGCTGCAGTACTCCTTCGCCGGCATCATCATCGCGCTGGTCATGTTCCAGTTCCCGTTCATGGCGCTGGCGATCTACGCGGGGCTGTCGCGGCTGGACGTCTCGCTGGTCGAGGCGGCGCAGACGCTCGGCGCGCCGCGGCGGGCGGTGCTGCTGCGGGTGGTGCTGCCGCTGGCGGTGCCCGGGCTGGTCGCGGGCAGCGTGCTGACGTTCGCCGCCGCGGCCGGCACCTTCATCGTCCCGGCCATGATGGGCGGCGGACGGGTCAACACCATCCCGCAGATGATCTACACGTCGGTCAGCCAGACGTCGCAGTGGGCCACCGCCTCGGCGTTCGCCGTCGTGCTGGTCGCCATCCTCGCCGTCTCCATCCTCTACAGCCTGCGCCGCGGCCTGCGTTCGACGGCGGGAACGAGGTGA
- a CDS encoding ABC transporter permease: MAVSDTVEAVAAPRPSFLRRLLSSTGQRIAWAIVALLVLAAVAAPLLAPYEPNAQDLRNTLQPPGGGHVLGTDDFGRDQLSRLFYALRSSLFIGLATTAGVALIGLPVGLLAGYARGALDVVVARVIDVGLALPSLVLALGLIAAMGAGMQSTIIALVAGYGAYLARVVRSVVLQVRQEEYVESARVTGVRPWRIVLRHVLPNVLGATTVQLTLIFAFAIVGEAGLSFVGLGVQPPSASLGNMLAEGANYTLEAPALAVAPGVVIAVLLMALLFAGDGLRDAADPRRSR; encoded by the coding sequence GTGGCCGTGTCTGACACCGTCGAGGCGGTGGCGGCGCCCCGTCCGTCGTTCCTGCGGCGGCTGCTCAGCAGCACCGGGCAGCGGATCGCGTGGGCGATCGTCGCGCTGCTCGTGCTGGCCGCCGTCGCGGCGCCGCTGCTGGCGCCGTACGAGCCGAACGCGCAGGACCTGCGCAACACGCTGCAGCCGCCCGGCGGCGGCCACGTGCTGGGCACCGACGATTTCGGCCGCGACCAGCTCAGCCGGCTGTTCTACGCGCTGCGCTCGTCGCTGTTCATCGGGCTGGCGACGACGGCCGGCGTCGCGCTGATCGGGCTGCCGGTGGGCCTGCTGGCCGGGTACGCACGCGGCGCCCTGGACGTCGTCGTCGCGCGGGTCATCGACGTCGGGCTGGCGCTGCCGTCGCTGGTGCTGGCGCTCGGGCTGATCGCCGCGATGGGCGCCGGCATGCAGAGCACGATCATCGCGCTGGTGGCCGGCTACGGGGCCTACCTCGCGCGGGTGGTGCGCAGCGTCGTGCTGCAGGTGCGGCAGGAGGAGTACGTCGAGAGCGCCCGGGTCACCGGCGTGCGGCCGTGGCGCATCGTGCTGCGGCACGTGCTGCCCAACGTGCTCGGCGCGACGACGGTGCAGCTCACGCTGATCTTCGCGTTCGCCATCGTCGGCGAGGCCGGGCTGAGCTTCGTCGGCCTCGGCGTGCAGCCGCCGTCGGCGTCGCTGGGCAACATGCTGGCCGAGGGCGCGAACTACACCCTGGAGGCACCGGCGCTCGCGGTCGCGCCCGGCGTGGTGATCGCGGTGCTGCTGATGGCGCTGCTGTTCGCCGGCGACGGGCTGCGCGACGCCGCCGACCCGCGGAGGTCCCGATGA
- a CDS encoding ABC transporter permease: MALQLTARRPARTAGRVALSLLQALVVAVGATSAVFLLMRLIPGDPARILAGPGGNVTDEQIELTRRELGLDDPLPVQYWDWISAAFRGDFGTSLVLGERVSDLLGDRLVVTAQLSAYSFLLAVALAIPLSVVAARWQGAAADRAARLVGSTGIAVPSFWLALLLIILFQGYLPIFGYVPVSESLTDHLVHMILPAIALGAGFAALVFETNRAGLVETLSSDYVRTARAFGIPEWRVYGRYALRNAFLPTLTILGIQAGALMSGALLVENAFALPGMGRLVVQGVLSRDYPVVQACILVIVVIFVAVNLLMDVVYAVVDPRVRRSRGRV; the protein is encoded by the coding sequence TTGGCTCTCCAGCTGACGGCGCGCCGCCCGGCCCGCACGGCCGGGCGCGTCGCGCTGAGCCTGTTGCAGGCCCTGGTGGTCGCCGTCGGTGCGACGTCGGCGGTCTTCCTGCTGATGCGGCTGATCCCCGGTGATCCGGCCCGGATCCTGGCCGGGCCGGGCGGCAACGTCACCGACGAGCAGATCGAGCTGACCCGGCGCGAGCTGGGCCTGGACGACCCGCTGCCGGTGCAGTACTGGGACTGGATCAGCGCGGCGTTCCGCGGCGACTTCGGCACCTCGCTGGTGCTCGGCGAGCGGGTGTCCGACCTGCTGGGCGACCGGCTGGTGGTGACGGCGCAGCTGTCGGCCTACTCGTTCCTGCTGGCCGTCGCGCTGGCCATCCCGCTGAGCGTGGTGGCGGCCCGCTGGCAGGGCGCCGCCGCCGACCGGGCCGCCCGGCTGGTCGGATCGACCGGCATCGCGGTGCCCAGCTTCTGGCTGGCGCTGCTGCTGATCATCCTGTTCCAGGGGTACCTGCCGATCTTCGGCTACGTGCCGGTGTCGGAGAGCCTCACCGACCACCTGGTGCACATGATCCTGCCCGCGATCGCGCTCGGCGCCGGGTTCGCGGCGCTGGTGTTCGAGACCAACCGGGCCGGGCTGGTCGAGACGCTGAGCTCGGACTACGTGCGCACCGCGCGGGCCTTCGGGATCCCGGAGTGGCGGGTGTACGGCCGGTACGCGCTGCGCAACGCGTTCCTGCCGACGCTGACCATCCTCGGCATCCAGGCCGGTGCGCTGATGAGCGGCGCGCTGCTGGTCGAGAACGCGTTCGCGCTGCCCGGCATGGGCCGGCTGGTGGTGCAGGGCGTGCTGTCGCGCGACTACCCGGTGGTGCAGGCCTGCATCCTCGTCATCGTCGTGATCTTCGTGGCGGTCAACCTGCTGATGGACGTCGTGTACGCCGTCGTCGACCCGAGAGTGAGGCGATCGCGTGGCCGTGTCTGA